In one Mycobacteroides chelonae genomic region, the following are encoded:
- a CDS encoding FAD-dependent monooxygenase produces MSDYIVVVGAGIAGLATAVALQQSGRDAVVLEDRDGSSAGYAITLWPNALAACDALGVGDDVRDVSARVEAGMVRWHDGRILREPPNGQLTKAVGEPVAVTERNQLLAILSARLAPGTVRYGARVSNVRDGLHGTSVELADGHSLTAAAVVGADGIGSLAAQYLNGPLSFRYSGYTAWRGIADIAISDELAGITVGPGIEFGHLPMPGGRTYWFAGERSHEAQRASGREIDYLTGKFAEWAKPIPDLLSQSGESSVLRGDIYDRGRLRRITGGRVVLVGDAAHPMRPHLGQGGCQALEDAAVLGAAVSERSSLPSAFREYARRRKSRTRTVVARSRQIGHATYARPAALSGLLMRASGRIPASLFWRQLQNIAGYDASDITVHP; encoded by the coding sequence ATGAGCGACTACATCGTCGTGGTTGGTGCCGGTATCGCCGGCCTTGCCACCGCAGTCGCGTTACAACAGTCCGGACGTGATGCCGTCGTTCTCGAGGACCGCGACGGCTCCTCTGCCGGATACGCGATTACCTTGTGGCCCAACGCACTAGCAGCCTGCGATGCCCTCGGCGTCGGGGATGATGTACGTGATGTGAGCGCGCGCGTGGAGGCCGGCATGGTGCGCTGGCACGACGGACGAATACTGCGAGAGCCCCCGAACGGACAGCTCACCAAAGCCGTGGGCGAGCCGGTGGCGGTCACCGAACGCAATCAACTCCTGGCGATTCTGTCCGCCCGGCTGGCACCCGGGACGGTGCGCTACGGCGCCCGGGTGAGCAACGTTCGGGATGGGCTGCACGGAACTTCTGTCGAGCTTGCCGACGGTCATTCACTGACCGCCGCAGCGGTCGTCGGAGCCGACGGAATCGGATCGTTGGCCGCGCAGTATCTCAACGGGCCGCTGTCCTTCCGATACTCCGGATACACCGCGTGGCGCGGCATCGCCGATATCGCGATTTCGGATGAGCTGGCCGGGATCACCGTAGGCCCGGGGATCGAGTTCGGCCACCTGCCGATGCCCGGCGGCCGCACTTACTGGTTCGCGGGCGAACGATCACACGAAGCACAACGCGCATCTGGCCGCGAAATCGACTATCTGACAGGAAAGTTCGCCGAGTGGGCGAAGCCCATACCTGACCTGCTGAGCCAGAGCGGCGAGTCCTCGGTGCTGCGTGGCGATATCTACGATCGCGGACGACTGCGGCGAATCACCGGCGGCAGGGTGGTGCTGGTGGGCGACGCCGCGCATCCGATGCGACCGCACCTGGGTCAGGGCGGATGCCAGGCGCTCGAGGATGCCGCGGTACTCGGTGCGGCGGTATCCGAACGATCCTCTCTCCCCAGCGCTTTCCGTGAGTACGCGCGCAGACGAAAGTCGCGCACCCGCACGGTGGTTGCCCGTAGCCGCCAGATCGGACACGCGACATACGCACGGCCCGCGGCGTTGAGTGGGTTGTTGATGCGCGCTTCGGGACGGATACCCGCCTCCTTGTTCTGGCGACAG
- a CDS encoding DUF937 domain-containing protein translates to MATLDELLNEIPTDQIAAKLGVDSETADKAIKSVVPLLVGGLQANADDPDKAADLQANVSSAPSTLLDGGVNVEDVDQNAGSAVVASLFGDNNADDVAQKLAGAGAGNSDLIKQLLPILAPIVLAFVAKKLTGGGAAPAPAEAPAASGGIGDILGNILGSAVGGGAAAGGNNPLGSILGSVLGSKGGSDALGSILGGLLGGKK, encoded by the coding sequence ATGGCCACACTCGACGAGCTGCTCAACGAGATTCCCACCGACCAGATCGCAGCGAAGCTCGGGGTCGACAGCGAGACGGCCGACAAGGCGATCAAATCCGTGGTTCCGCTGCTGGTCGGCGGTTTGCAGGCCAATGCGGACGATCCGGACAAGGCCGCCGATCTGCAGGCCAATGTCAGCAGCGCCCCGAGCACTCTCCTCGACGGCGGAGTCAACGTTGAGGACGTCGACCAGAACGCGGGCAGCGCGGTGGTCGCCTCGCTGTTCGGCGACAACAACGCCGACGATGTCGCCCAGAAGCTGGCCGGTGCCGGTGCGGGTAACAGCGACCTGATCAAGCAGCTGCTCCCGATTCTCGCCCCGATCGTCCTGGCCTTCGTGGCCAAGAAGCTCACCGGCGGCGGCGCCGCGCCCGCGCCCGCCGAGGCCCCCGCGGCCAGCGGTGGCATCGGTGACATCCTGGGGAACATCCTCGGCAGCGCCGTCGGTGGCGGGGCCGCCGCGGGCGGTAACAACCCGCTCGGCAGCATCCTGGGCAGCGTGCTCGGCAGCAAGGGCGGCAGCGACGCCCTCGGCAGCATCCTGGGCGGGCTCCTCGGCGGCAAGAAGTAG
- a CDS encoding valine--tRNA ligase gives MTQSPDTNAASSLPTSWDPGAVEADLYQGWVDAGYFTADPTSDKPGYSIVLPPPNVTGSLHMGHALDHTLMDALTRRKRMQGYEVLWLPGMDHAGIATQSVVEKQLAADGKTKEDFGRELFIDKVWDWKRESGGTIGGQMRRLGDGVDWSRDRFTMDEGLSRAVRTIFKKLFDAGLIYRAERLVNWSPELKTAISDLEVKYDEVEGELVSFRYGSLDDNEPYLVVATTRLETMLGDTAIAVHPDDERYRHLVGTELPHPFQDRSIPIVADTHVDPEFGTGAVKVTPAHDPNDFEIGLRHGLPMPTIMDIHGRICDSGTQFDGMDRFEARVKVREALAEQGRIVAEKRPYLHSVGHSERSGEPIEPRLSLQWWVKVESLAKAAGDAVRNRDTVIHPASLEPRWFAWVDDMHDWCISRQLWWGHRIPIWHGPDGEIVCLGPDETAPEGYVQDPDVLDTWFSSALWPFSTMGWPDATPELEKFYPTSVLVTGYDIIFFWVARMMMFGTFVAGDPVLHGGKVPFDNVFLHGLIRDQFGQKMSKSKGNGIDPLDWVEMFGADALRFTLARGASPGGDLSIGEDAARASRNFTTKLFNATRFALMNGAALGELPDAAELTDADRWILGRLEQVRAEVDTALDRYEFSVACEGLYHFAWDEFCDWYLELAKVQLAEKPDSTRIVLATVLDTLLRLLHPVIPFVTEVLWKTVTGRESVVIAEWPTESGIELDDVAVQRIADMQKLVTEVRRFRSDQGLGDRQKVAARLAGVSAAGLDGQLAAVTSLAWLTPAEDGFSPTASVEVRLSGATVTVEVDTSGTVDVEAERRRLEKDLAAARKELDGTTSKLGNDAFLAKAPDAVVEKIRARQQVATEEVERITARLAGLA, from the coding sequence GTGACCCAAAGCCCTGATACGAACGCCGCCAGCTCCCTGCCCACCTCATGGGACCCGGGAGCGGTAGAGGCGGATCTCTATCAGGGCTGGGTGGACGCCGGATACTTCACCGCCGATCCCACCAGCGACAAGCCTGGCTACTCGATTGTGCTGCCGCCCCCCAACGTCACCGGCAGCCTGCACATGGGCCACGCGCTCGACCACACCCTCATGGACGCGTTGACCCGCCGCAAACGTATGCAGGGTTACGAGGTGCTGTGGTTGCCGGGCATGGATCATGCGGGGATCGCCACCCAATCGGTGGTGGAAAAGCAGCTGGCCGCCGACGGCAAGACCAAAGAAGACTTCGGTCGCGAGCTGTTCATCGACAAGGTGTGGGACTGGAAACGTGAGTCCGGCGGCACCATCGGCGGGCAGATGCGTCGTCTCGGTGACGGTGTGGACTGGAGCCGCGATCGATTCACCATGGACGAGGGCCTGTCCCGCGCGGTGCGCACCATCTTCAAGAAGCTCTTCGACGCCGGGCTGATCTACCGGGCCGAGCGGCTGGTCAACTGGTCGCCCGAGCTGAAGACCGCGATATCGGACTTAGAGGTCAAGTACGACGAGGTCGAGGGCGAGCTGGTGTCCTTCCGATACGGCTCCCTCGACGACAATGAGCCGTACCTGGTGGTGGCGACCACGCGTCTGGAAACGATGCTGGGTGACACCGCGATCGCTGTGCATCCCGATGACGAGCGCTACCGGCATCTCGTCGGCACCGAGCTCCCGCATCCGTTCCAGGACCGCAGCATCCCGATCGTCGCCGACACCCACGTCGACCCCGAATTCGGCACCGGCGCGGTCAAGGTCACGCCCGCCCACGACCCGAACGACTTCGAGATCGGCTTGCGACACGGCTTGCCGATGCCCACCATCATGGACATCCATGGCCGCATCTGCGACAGCGGAACGCAATTCGACGGGATGGACCGGTTCGAGGCGCGGGTGAAGGTGCGCGAGGCCCTGGCTGAGCAGGGGCGCATCGTTGCCGAGAAGCGCCCGTACCTACACAGCGTCGGCCACTCGGAACGCTCGGGTGAACCGATCGAGCCACGCCTTTCCCTGCAGTGGTGGGTCAAGGTCGAGTCGCTGGCCAAGGCCGCCGGCGATGCGGTCCGCAACCGTGACACCGTGATTCACCCGGCCAGCCTGGAGCCGCGCTGGTTCGCCTGGGTCGACGACATGCACGACTGGTGCATCTCTCGCCAGCTGTGGTGGGGCCACCGCATCCCCATCTGGCATGGCCCGGACGGTGAGATCGTGTGTCTGGGACCCGACGAGACCGCGCCCGAAGGTTACGTGCAGGACCCCGATGTGCTCGACACCTGGTTCTCCTCGGCGCTGTGGCCGTTCTCCACCATGGGATGGCCCGATGCCACCCCGGAGCTGGAGAAGTTCTATCCCACAAGCGTTCTCGTCACCGGATACGACATCATCTTCTTCTGGGTGGCTCGGATGATGATGTTCGGCACCTTCGTGGCCGGCGACCCGGTGCTACACGGGGGCAAGGTGCCCTTCGACAACGTCTTCCTGCACGGTCTGATCCGCGACCAGTTCGGCCAGAAGATGAGCAAGTCCAAGGGAAACGGTATCGACCCGCTGGACTGGGTGGAGATGTTCGGCGCGGATGCTTTGCGCTTCACTCTGGCCCGTGGCGCCAGCCCCGGCGGTGACCTGTCCATCGGCGAGGACGCGGCACGCGCCTCGCGCAACTTCACCACGAAGTTGTTCAATGCCACCCGATTTGCGTTGATGAACGGTGCCGCGCTGGGCGAGCTGCCCGACGCCGCCGAGCTCACCGACGCCGACCGGTGGATCCTGGGCCGCCTCGAACAGGTGCGGGCCGAGGTGGACACCGCGCTCGATCGCTACGAATTCAGCGTGGCCTGCGAGGGGCTGTATCACTTCGCCTGGGACGAGTTCTGTGACTGGTACCTGGAATTGGCTAAGGTGCAGTTGGCTGAGAAGCCCGACAGCACCCGCATTGTGCTGGCGACGGTGCTGGACACCCTGCTGCGGCTGCTGCATCCGGTGATTCCGTTCGTCACCGAGGTGCTGTGGAAGACGGTCACCGGCCGGGAGTCGGTGGTCATCGCTGAGTGGCCAACCGAATCCGGTATCGAGCTGGACGATGTTGCCGTGCAACGCATCGCCGACATGCAGAAGCTGGTGACCGAGGTCCGCCGGTTCCGCAGCGATCAGGGTCTGGGCGACCGGCAGAAGGTCGCGGCCCGCCTCGCCGGTGTCTCGGCTGCCGGCCTGGACGGCCAGCTCGCCGCCGTGACGTCATTGGCCTGGCTGACCCCGGCCGAGGACGGTTTCAGCCCGACGGCCTCGGTGGAGGTCCGACTGTCCGGCGCCACCGTGACCGTCGAGGTCGACACCTCCGGCACCGTCGACGTCGAGGCGGAACGGCGACGGTTGGAGAAGGATCTGGCTGCCGCGCGCAAGGAACTCGACGGCACCACAAGCAAACTGGGCAACGATGCGTTCCTGGCGAAGGCGCCTGACGCCGTCGTCGAGAAGATTCGGGCTCGTCAGCAGGTGGCCACCGAGGAGGTCGAGCGGATCACCGCGCGTTTGGCAGGGCTGGCGTGA
- the folC gene encoding bifunctional tetrahydrofolate synthase/dihydrofolate synthase codes for MSESLGIEPTPDEIAALLQIEYLLDQRWPETKIEPSTDRIVALMELLGSPQRAYPCIHVAGTNGKTSVTRMIDALLTALHRRTGRTTSPHLQSAVERIAIDGQPISPAKYVEIYSEIEPFVELVDKRSQEQGGPAMSKFEVLVAMAFVAFADAPVDIAVVEVGLGGRWDATNIIDAPVAVITPIGIDHVEFLGPDLASIANEKAGIIKRHKLDAMTGEAGPDTVAVIAQQAPEAMEVLLRQTVEADAAVAREGSEFSVLSRQVAVGGQVLELQGLGGVYPEIFLPLHGEHQAHNAAVALAAVEAFFGAGSDRQLDIDAIRAGFASVIVPGRLERVRSAPAVFLDAAHNPHGAAALADTLQSEFDFRRLVGVISVMADKDVPGILAALEPAFDEIVVTHNGSPRALETDALAGIALELFGEDRVVVAPTLLDAIETATAMVEEAAEDGGAEGFSGTGIVVTGSVVTAGAARTLFGKDPQ; via the coding sequence GTGAGCGAGTCATTGGGCATCGAGCCCACTCCCGACGAGATCGCGGCCCTGCTGCAGATCGAGTATCTGCTTGACCAGCGCTGGCCCGAAACGAAGATCGAGCCGTCCACCGACCGCATCGTCGCGCTGATGGAACTGCTGGGTTCTCCCCAGCGGGCGTATCCGTGTATCCATGTCGCCGGGACCAATGGCAAGACGTCGGTGACGCGGATGATCGACGCGCTGCTGACGGCACTGCACCGGCGCACCGGACGCACCACCAGCCCACATCTGCAGTCGGCTGTCGAACGCATCGCCATTGACGGTCAACCGATCTCACCGGCGAAGTACGTGGAGATCTATTCCGAGATCGAGCCGTTCGTGGAGTTGGTGGACAAGCGCTCGCAGGAGCAGGGCGGGCCCGCGATGAGCAAGTTCGAGGTGCTGGTCGCCATGGCGTTTGTGGCGTTCGCGGACGCGCCCGTCGATATCGCCGTGGTGGAGGTCGGGCTTGGCGGGCGTTGGGATGCCACCAACATCATCGACGCCCCGGTCGCCGTCATCACTCCGATCGGTATCGACCATGTCGAGTTCCTGGGCCCGGACCTTGCCTCCATTGCCAATGAAAAGGCCGGAATCATCAAGCGGCACAAGCTTGATGCGATGACCGGTGAAGCGGGTCCCGATACGGTTGCCGTTATCGCCCAGCAGGCCCCCGAGGCGATGGAGGTGCTGCTGCGCCAAACCGTGGAAGCGGATGCGGCCGTGGCTCGCGAAGGCTCTGAGTTCTCGGTGTTGTCGCGCCAGGTCGCCGTGGGCGGGCAGGTGCTCGAACTGCAGGGGCTCGGCGGGGTCTACCCGGAGATATTTCTGCCGCTGCACGGTGAGCATCAGGCGCATAACGCGGCCGTCGCGCTGGCCGCGGTGGAGGCGTTCTTCGGTGCGGGCAGCGACCGTCAGCTCGATATCGATGCGATACGAGCAGGATTCGCGTCGGTAATCGTTCCCGGGCGGCTTGAGCGAGTGCGCAGTGCGCCCGCGGTCTTCCTGGACGCCGCGCACAATCCCCATGGTGCGGCCGCGTTGGCGGACACCCTGCAGTCCGAGTTCGATTTCCGGCGTCTGGTCGGTGTGATCAGTGTGATGGCCGACAAGGACGTGCCCGGGATTCTCGCCGCCCTCGAGCCTGCGTTCGACGAGATCGTGGTGACACACAACGGTTCTCCGCGTGCATTGGAGACGGATGCCTTGGCCGGTATCGCTCTGGAACTCTTCGGAGAGGACCGCGTTGTCGTTGCGCCCACATTGCTCGACGCCATCGAAACCGCCACCGCGATGGTGGAGGAGGCTGCCGAAGATGGGGGAGCGGAAGGTTTTTCCGGCACCGGCATCGTCGTCACCGGGTCGGTCGTCACCGCGGGTGCGGCACGGACACTGTTCGGAAAGGACCCGCAGTGA
- a CDS encoding DUF4233 domain-containing protein, translating into MAGTLILETIVVLLAVPVVKMVGGGLSPLSLIYLIGVAVAMILLSGMQGRPWALQANLALQVVLVAGFFVHAAIGFVGLLFLGVWLLIWYMRNQVRDRQGRGELPGQRGTTTDQ; encoded by the coding sequence ATGGCGGGCACGCTCATCCTGGAGACCATCGTGGTGTTGTTGGCGGTACCGGTGGTCAAGATGGTGGGCGGCGGGCTTTCGCCGCTGTCGCTGATCTACCTCATCGGGGTCGCCGTCGCCATGATCCTGCTCTCGGGCATGCAGGGCCGGCCGTGGGCGCTTCAGGCCAACTTGGCACTCCAGGTGGTGCTGGTGGCAGGTTTCTTCGTGCACGCCGCCATCGGCTTCGTCGGGCTGTTGTTTCTGGGTGTCTGGTTGCTGATCTGGTACATGCGCAACCAGGTTCGTGACCGTCAGGGCCGCGGGGAGCTGCCGGGTCAGCGGGGGACTACTACCGACCAGTAG
- the ndk gene encoding nucleoside-diphosphate kinase produces the protein MTERTLVLIKPDGVRRGLVGEVLNRIERKGLTLAALELKNVDESLASAHYAEHKDKPFFGSLLEFITSGPVVAAVLEGPRAIAAFRQLAGGTDPVEKAATGSIRGDFALETQENLVHGSDSPESAAREIALWFPAL, from the coding sequence GTGACTGAGCGGACGCTGGTTTTGATCAAGCCCGATGGTGTGCGGCGGGGACTTGTCGGTGAGGTGCTGAACCGTATTGAGCGCAAGGGCCTGACGCTGGCTGCCCTCGAGCTCAAGAACGTCGATGAGTCGCTGGCAAGCGCGCACTATGCCGAGCACAAGGACAAGCCGTTCTTCGGCTCGCTACTGGAATTCATCACTTCGGGGCCCGTGGTGGCAGCCGTGCTGGAGGGGCCGCGTGCCATCGCCGCCTTCCGTCAGCTCGCCGGTGGCACCGATCCCGTCGAGAAGGCTGCGACCGGCAGCATCCGCGGCGACTTCGCCCTGGAGACCCAGGAGAACCTGGTGCACGGATCCGACTCACCTGAGTCGGCAGCGCGTGAGATCGCGCTCTGGTTCCCGGCCCTCTGA
- a CDS encoding translation initiation factor IF-2 N-terminal domain-containing protein, protein MADYELPEDLHTSAPEGDNAALAPDTPQAPAEQGELPEKLRVHTLARVLGTSTRRVLDALSKLDGRARSPHSNVDKQDAAKVREALAGEAEPTAAAETVAPAQTEAPAKVVAESPAEDPDNPPTAPILVAEPTIIEAAAVPAPATAGPTAYDYGPLFVAPQAPEPQEDRPAPAVAASAEDVDEDSGDGDDPEAEGDGDRPANRRRRRGRRGRGRGRGEQAGGDGSDESSEDSAAEGGESADDEDAADNADGDVAAADADESNAEDGDTPEGASRRRRRRRRRKAGSGDEGDSASEDDPPNTVVHERKPRAERGDEIQGISGSTRLEAKRQRRRDGRDAGRRRPPILTEAEFLARREAVDRVMVVRDKTRTESPHEGARYTQIAVLEDGVLVEHFVTSAASASLVGNIYLGVVQNVLPSMEAAFVDIGRGRNGVLYAGEVNWDAAGLGGSNRKIEQALKSGDYVLVQVSKDPVGHKGARLTTQISLAGRYLVYVPGASSTGISRKLPDTERQRLKEILRDIVPSDAGVIIRTASEGVREEDIRADVQRLQEQWQGIEQSSADLSAKASGAAMALYEEPDVLVKVVRDLFNEDFSKLIIEGDEAWGTIDEYVKTVAPDLLSRINRYEPADGPDVFAVHRIDEQLAKALDRKVWLPSGGTLVIDRTEAMTVVDVNTGKFTGAGGNLEETVTRNNLEAAEETVRQLRLRDVGGIVVIDFIDMVLESNRDLVLRRLTEALGRDRTRHQVSEVTSLGLVQLTRKKLGTGLIEAFSSTCAHCAGRGIVLHVDPVDNAGTAATGAKKPETGRRAKRSRKGKADEPEVVVARTPPHPQGEHPMFKAMAAANGHHEDDEEGASAEDVPDNDVIDEVDEIVEIVQSAPTPGDPETTPEPADSDVAEDTEAEDVPEVSSEDSDEPAVAEAKPEPAAKAPTRPRRRRSAARAAGPPVEH, encoded by the coding sequence GTGGCCGATTATGAGCTACCAGAAGACCTACACACCAGCGCTCCAGAAGGGGACAACGCCGCGCTAGCGCCGGACACCCCGCAAGCCCCTGCTGAGCAGGGAGAATTACCCGAGAAGCTGAGGGTGCACACCCTGGCGCGAGTGCTCGGGACCTCCACCCGCCGCGTGCTCGACGCGCTGTCCAAGCTGGACGGGCGCGCCCGCAGCCCCCATTCGAACGTCGACAAGCAGGACGCCGCGAAGGTTCGTGAGGCGCTTGCCGGCGAGGCGGAACCGACCGCTGCCGCGGAGACCGTGGCACCGGCACAGACCGAGGCCCCGGCGAAGGTTGTCGCCGAAAGCCCGGCCGAGGACCCCGACAACCCACCGACCGCGCCGATCCTGGTCGCGGAGCCGACCATCATCGAGGCCGCGGCAGTACCGGCACCGGCGACCGCGGGACCCACCGCGTACGACTACGGGCCGCTCTTCGTGGCCCCACAGGCTCCCGAGCCGCAGGAGGATCGCCCCGCGCCCGCCGTAGCGGCGAGCGCCGAGGATGTCGATGAGGACTCCGGTGACGGAGACGATCCCGAGGCCGAGGGCGACGGTGACCGCCCGGCCAACCGGCGCAGGCGGCGCGGACGTCGCGGGCGCGGACGCGGCCGTGGTGAGCAGGCCGGTGGCGACGGTTCCGACGAATCCTCGGAGGACTCCGCAGCCGAGGGTGGCGAGAGCGCCGACGACGAGGACGCTGCCGACAACGCTGATGGCGATGTCGCTGCGGCAGACGCCGATGAATCGAATGCCGAGGACGGCGACACGCCCGAGGGCGCCAGCCGTCGGCGGCGTCGCCGGCGCCGGCGCAAGGCCGGAAGTGGTGACGAGGGTGACAGCGCATCGGAAGACGATCCGCCGAACACCGTGGTGCATGAGCGCAAACCCCGCGCCGAGCGAGGCGACGAGATTCAGGGTATTTCCGGGTCGACCCGCCTGGAGGCCAAGCGTCAGCGCCGCCGCGACGGACGGGATGCCGGACGGCGCCGTCCACCGATCCTGACCGAGGCGGAGTTCCTGGCCCGGCGTGAGGCCGTCGACCGGGTGATGGTGGTTCGGGACAAGACCCGTACCGAGTCGCCGCACGAGGGCGCCCGGTACACACAGATCGCCGTCCTGGAGGACGGTGTGCTCGTCGAGCACTTCGTGACGTCGGCGGCGTCCGCCTCGCTGGTGGGCAACATCTACCTCGGTGTGGTGCAGAACGTACTTCCCTCGATGGAGGCCGCCTTCGTCGACATCGGCCGTGGTCGCAACGGCGTGCTGTACGCCGGTGAGGTCAACTGGGACGCTGCCGGTCTGGGCGGTTCGAACCGCAAGATCGAACAGGCACTCAAGTCGGGCGACTACGTCCTGGTCCAGGTCAGCAAGGACCCGGTGGGGCACAAGGGCGCCCGACTGACCACCCAGATCTCGCTGGCGGGTCGCTACCTGGTGTACGTGCCGGGTGCGTCCTCGACCGGAATCAGCCGCAAGCTCCCGGACACCGAACGGCAGCGTCTCAAGGAGATCCTGCGCGATATTGTCCCCTCGGATGCCGGCGTCATCATTCGCACCGCATCAGAAGGCGTGCGCGAAGAGGACATTCGCGCCGACGTGCAGCGGCTGCAAGAACAGTGGCAGGGCATCGAGCAGAGCTCGGCGGACCTTTCCGCTAAAGCATCCGGTGCCGCCATGGCGCTCTACGAGGAGCCCGATGTACTGGTCAAGGTGGTCCGCGACCTGTTCAACGAGGACTTCTCCAAGCTCATCATCGAAGGTGATGAGGCGTGGGGAACCATCGACGAATACGTGAAAACCGTTGCTCCAGATCTTCTTTCGCGTATCAACCGGTATGAGCCCGCCGACGGTCCGGATGTCTTCGCGGTGCACCGCATCGACGAGCAGCTGGCCAAGGCGCTTGACCGCAAGGTGTGGTTGCCCTCCGGCGGCACGCTCGTCATCGACCGCACCGAGGCCATGACGGTTGTCGACGTCAACACCGGAAAGTTCACGGGTGCCGGCGGCAACCTGGAGGAGACGGTCACCCGCAACAACCTGGAAGCGGCCGAGGAAACCGTTCGGCAATTGCGCCTGCGCGACGTCGGCGGGATCGTCGTCATCGACTTCATCGACATGGTGCTGGAATCGAACCGAGATCTGGTGCTTCGGCGCCTGACCGAGGCGCTGGGCCGCGATCGCACCCGCCACCAGGTGTCGGAAGTGACATCGCTGGGCCTGGTGCAGCTGACTCGTAAGAAACTCGGCACGGGCCTCATCGAGGCGTTCTCGTCGACCTGCGCGCACTGCGCGGGGCGCGGCATCGTGCTGCATGTCGACCCGGTCGATAACGCCGGCACCGCGGCGACCGGCGCCAAGAAGCCTGAGACCGGGCGGCGTGCCAAGCGTTCCCGCAAGGGCAAGGCGGATGAGCCCGAAGTAGTGGTCGCCCGCACCCCACCGCACCCGCAGGGCGAGCACCCGATGTTCAAGGCGATGGCGGCGGCGAACGGCCACCACGAGGACGACGAAGAGGGCGCCTCGGCGGAGGACGTGCCGGATAACGACGTGATCGACGAGGTCGACGAGATTGTCGAGATCGTCCAGAGCGCGCCGACTCCGGGCGATCCGGAAACGACGCCCGAGCCCGCCGACAGTGACGTCGCGGAGGACACCGAGGCCGAAGACGTGCCCGAGGTTTCTTCCGAAGACTCAGATGAGCCCGCGGTGGCCGAAGCCAAACCCGAGCCCGCTGCCAAGGCGCCCACCCGGCCCCGTCGCAGGCGTTCCGCCGCACGTGCGGCTGGGCCTCCGGTCGAGCACTAG
- a CDS encoding heme-binding protein, with translation MTAWTAGRAAVVVLGGVAALALGGPAIAAADPPPNCTAADMAGVATGVSAATSTYLFTHPDVNEFFTSLKGQPKDQVRDKARQYLDENPQVKADLQEIRQPLGDFRERCK, from the coding sequence ATGACAGCATGGACCGCGGGCAGGGCAGCCGTGGTGGTACTCGGCGGGGTCGCCGCGCTGGCGCTGGGCGGACCCGCCATCGCCGCGGCCGATCCACCGCCCAACTGCACCGCCGCCGACATGGCAGGTGTCGCAACGGGGGTATCGGCGGCCACGTCGACATACCTGTTCACACACCCCGACGTGAACGAGTTCTTCACGAGCCTCAAGGGCCAGCCCAAGGACCAGGTCCGCGACAAGGCACGGCAGTACCTCGACGAAAATCCGCAGGTCAAGGCGGATTTACAGGAGATCCGTCAGCCCCTCGGCGATTTCCGGGAGCGCTGCAAGTAG
- the rplU gene encoding 50S ribosomal protein L21: MATYAIVKTGGKQYKVAVGDLVKVEKIESEPGSSVQLPVALVVDGATVTTDADKLAKVSVTGEIVEHTKGPKIRIHKFKNKTGYHKRQGHRQRLTVLKVTGIK; the protein is encoded by the coding sequence ATGGCGACCTACGCAATCGTCAAGACCGGCGGCAAGCAGTACAAGGTTGCCGTTGGTGACCTGGTCAAGGTCGAGAAGATCGAGTCGGAGCCCGGCTCCTCGGTGCAGCTGCCCGTCGCCCTGGTCGTGGACGGCGCCACCGTCACCACCGATGCCGACAAGCTGGCCAAGGTCTCGGTGACCGGCGAGATCGTCGAGCACACCAAGGGCCCGAAGATCCGCATCCACAAGTTCAAGAACAAGACCGGCTACCACAAGCGGCAGGGTCACCGTCAGCGGCTGACCGTGCTCAAGGTCACCGGAATCAAGTAG
- the rpmA gene encoding 50S ribosomal protein L27, producing the protein MAHKKGASSSRNGRDSAAQRLGVKRFGGQLVKAGEILVRQRGTHFHPGVNVGRGGDDTLFATSAGTVEFGARRGRRVVNILPVDA; encoded by the coding sequence ATGGCACACAAGAAGGGCGCGTCCAGCTCGCGCAACGGTCGTGACTCCGCCGCACAGCGGCTTGGCGTCAAGCGGTTCGGTGGCCAGCTCGTCAAGGCCGGCGAGATCCTGGTCCGTCAGCGCGGCACCCACTTCCACCCGGGCGTGAATGTCGGGCGTGGCGGCGATGACACCCTGTTCGCGACCTCTGCGGGCACCGTCGAGTTCGGCGCTCGCCGCGGTCGCCGGGTCGTCAACATCCTCCCGGTCGACGCTTAA